In a genomic window of Shouchella clausii:
- a CDS encoding SCO family protein, with protein sequence MTNKLYLSVLSFAALLLLSSCGWIYQIGGAQSEFDATEAELEVADFAYTNQNGEEVSLSDFEGEYWLADMIFTSCPTVCPIMTPNMRELQDMAIAENLDLSFVSFSIDPENDTVEHLKGYTENIGVNDAYWDFLTGYDLEEIQAFALDSFKAPVEKTEDDFLHSTRFFLIDGEGKVVRIYDGLASDLSDIKADIQRTVK encoded by the coding sequence ATGACGAATAAACTATACTTGTCTGTATTGTCTTTTGCAGCGCTTTTGCTTTTGTCATCCTGTGGGTGGATCTACCAGATTGGCGGGGCGCAAAGCGAATTTGACGCCACGGAAGCAGAATTGGAAGTTGCCGATTTTGCTTATACCAATCAAAACGGGGAGGAAGTATCGTTAAGCGATTTTGAAGGGGAATATTGGTTGGCTGACATGATTTTTACGTCTTGTCCCACGGTTTGTCCGATTATGACCCCTAATATGCGGGAATTGCAAGATATGGCGATTGCCGAGAACTTGGATTTGTCGTTTGTGTCGTTTTCGATTGACCCAGAAAACGATACGGTTGAGCATTTAAAAGGGTATACGGAAAACATTGGTGTAAACGATGCGTACTGGGATTTCTTAACGGGCTATGATTTAGAGGAGATCCAAGCATTTGCTTTGGATTCGTTTAAAGCACCTGTTGAAAAAACAGAAGACGATTTTCTTCATAGCACCCGATTTTTTCTAATCGATGGGGAAGGGAAAGTTGTTCGGATCTATGACGGGTTGGCTTCTGACTTAAGTGATATTAAAGCAGACATTCAACGGACAGTGAAGTAA
- a CDS encoding ABC transporter permease subunit yields the protein MNSWRQRYQDGVAPWIVPLLLLISWQFMSVYGLFSHLLASPLEVVQAAWRMIANGELVSHMATSFYRALAGFIIGGGLGLLLGIANGLSPFSSKYLDSTIQMLRNVPNLALIPLVVIYMGVGESAKIFLVAVGVLFPVYINTFHGIRSIDQNMLEMSKMYGLSKWKLFTKVIFPGAMPSILVGIRYALGVMWVTLIVAETIAATSGIGYMSMNAREFMQVDVIILAILLYAFLGKLADTLATFAEKRLLRWNPTYR from the coding sequence ATGAACAGTTGGAGACAACGGTACCAAGATGGAGTAGCGCCATGGATCGTGCCCCTCTTGTTACTCATTTCTTGGCAATTTATGAGCGTTTACGGTTTGTTCTCCCATTTACTTGCAAGCCCATTGGAGGTCGTCCAAGCAGCGTGGCGGATGATTGCGAATGGGGAACTGGTTAGCCACATGGCAACCAGTTTTTATCGAGCGTTAGCAGGCTTTATCATAGGCGGCGGGCTTGGCCTTTTGCTAGGCATTGCCAATGGCTTATCCCCATTTTCAAGTAAGTATTTAGATAGTACAATTCAAATGTTGCGGAATGTGCCAAACCTTGCACTAATTCCACTTGTCGTCATTTACATGGGAGTAGGCGAAAGTGCCAAAATTTTTCTTGTGGCAGTCGGTGTGTTGTTCCCTGTATACATTAACACGTTCCATGGCATTCGCTCGATTGATCAAAATATGCTAGAAATGAGCAAAATGTATGGGTTATCAAAATGGAAGTTATTCACTAAAGTGATTTTTCCTGGTGCGATGCCATCCATTTTAGTTGGCATCCGTTACGCTTTAGGCGTGATGTGGGTAACCCTTATTGTTGCCGAAACAATTGCCGCTACTTCAGGAATCGGCTATATGTCAATGAACGCAAGGGAATTTATGCAAGTTGATGTCATCATTTTAGCCATTCTTCTTTATGCGTTTTTAGGGAAGCTGGCAGATACGTTGGCAACGTTTGCCGAAAAGCGGCTGCTGCGTTGGAACCCAACTTACCGTTGA
- a CDS encoding DUF421 domain-containing protein, whose product MGELLQTSVELTIGLVALLVLTKVMGKTSFAQITPFDFISALILGELVGNAIYDEKVKIGAILFSIFIWGLLLYIIEWLTQQFRKSRKILEGNPSIIIQNGHLNRAEMKKNKLDMNQLQHLLRKQQAFSVREVEHAILETDGTVSVLKKPQYDQPTYEDLNVPEKPVYLPVTFINDGTVDWENLHKAGFNENWLKKQLDQHQIDKFEDVFYLEWKQDEGIYIEKM is encoded by the coding sequence GTGGGAGAACTACTTCAAACTAGTGTAGAACTTACAATTGGCCTAGTTGCGTTACTGGTTTTAACTAAAGTGATGGGGAAAACATCGTTTGCGCAAATTACCCCATTTGATTTTATTTCAGCACTCATATTGGGGGAACTTGTAGGGAATGCCATCTATGATGAGAAAGTCAAAATTGGCGCGATTCTGTTCTCTATTTTTATATGGGGGCTTCTGCTTTATATTATAGAGTGGCTCACACAGCAATTTCGGAAGTCGCGAAAAATTCTCGAAGGAAACCCATCCATTATTATTCAAAACGGCCACTTAAATCGCGCTGAGATGAAAAAGAATAAACTTGATATGAACCAACTTCAACATTTGTTGCGTAAACAACAAGCTTTTTCCGTCAGAGAGGTCGAACACGCTATTTTAGAAACAGATGGAACCGTCAGCGTATTAAAGAAACCACAGTACGACCAACCAACTTACGAAGACTTAAATGTTCCTGAAAAACCGGTTTATTTACCGGTAACGTTTATTAATGATGGCACCGTTGACTGGGAAAACCTCCATAAAGCTGGCTTTAACGAAAACTGGCTCAAAAAACAGCTTGATCAGCATCAAATCGACAAATTTGAGGACGTTTTTTATTTGGAATGGAAGCAAGACGAAGGCATTTATATTGAAAAAATGTAA
- a CDS encoding LysR family transcriptional regulator — protein sequence MEIRQLLYFMEVAKREHVTEAAAALHVAQSAVSRQIFNLESELGVDLFIREGRRVKLTPIGKIFLERIKHAMNVIEDAKREVQEYLDPKKGTIRVAFPISLAAYTLPTAIYAFRKRYPEAKFQLKQGLYRELIDGVIKGDYNMALIGPVPMEEKKITPRILFAEKIVALLPIHHPLAKSTEINLLDLKNDPFVLLPEGFVFRDLVIEACSETGFIPQIAFEGDDIDALKGLVAAGLGVTLMPEVTLVDNTPRSTVKIPLSEPDVTRTVGVITPTERGLLPTEELFYEFLQEFFTKLNHFKD from the coding sequence ATGGAAATCAGACAGTTGCTGTATTTTATGGAAGTAGCGAAACGGGAGCATGTTACCGAAGCTGCAGCGGCCTTGCATGTCGCACAGTCTGCCGTCAGCAGACAGATCTTTAATTTAGAAAGCGAATTAGGCGTCGATTTGTTTATTCGAGAAGGCCGGAGAGTGAAATTGACACCAATCGGAAAAATTTTTTTAGAACGAATCAAACATGCTATGAATGTGATTGAAGATGCTAAACGGGAAGTTCAGGAGTATCTTGATCCGAAAAAGGGAACGATTCGCGTTGCTTTCCCTATCAGTTTGGCTGCTTATACGTTGCCAACAGCGATTTATGCGTTTCGAAAGCGCTACCCGGAAGCGAAATTCCAGCTAAAACAGGGCCTTTATCGTGAATTGATAGACGGGGTTATTAAAGGGGATTACAATATGGCGCTGATTGGCCCAGTGCCGATGGAAGAAAAGAAAATCACCCCTCGAATTCTGTTTGCAGAAAAAATTGTCGCTCTTTTGCCGATACACCATCCATTAGCGAAAAGCACCGAAATCAATTTGCTCGATTTAAAAAATGATCCGTTTGTTTTGTTGCCAGAAGGGTTTGTTTTTCGGGATCTTGTCATTGAAGCCTGTTCCGAAACAGGCTTTATCCCACAAATTGCTTTCGAAGGAGACGACATTGATGCGTTAAAAGGCTTAGTAGCGGCTGGTCTTGGCGTCACATTAATGCCGGAAGTCACACTCGTTGACAATACGCCGCGCTCAACTGTAAAAATCCCATTAAGTGAACCGGATGTCACGCGAACGGTTGGTGTCATTACACCGACAGAACGTGGACTGTTGCCAACGGAAGAATTGTTTTATGAATTTCTGCAGGAGTTTTTTACGAAGCTGAATCATTTTAAAGATTAA
- the ssuE gene encoding NADPH-dependent FMN reductase — MSKTVLIYGGISKQSRLIGLWQKASSVFAEYSEKVETIFVHELPGNDLLAANSKSEAVQQAKQKVEQASTIVVFTPIYKASFSGILKTFLDLLPQKVFSEKIVLPIAIGGTFGHLLAIDYALKPVLAALGATTILSGVFVLDQDVKQGDSGTYVLTGPADERLEQQVRLAQKTAQLSFITN, encoded by the coding sequence GTGAGCAAGACTGTATTAATATATGGAGGAATTAGCAAGCAGTCCAGGTTGATCGGTTTATGGCAAAAGGCGTCTTCTGTTTTTGCTGAGTACAGCGAAAAAGTAGAAACGATCTTTGTTCATGAGTTGCCTGGAAATGACTTATTGGCCGCCAACTCTAAAAGCGAAGCGGTACAACAGGCGAAGCAGAAGGTGGAACAAGCGAGCACCATTGTTGTGTTTACTCCGATTTATAAAGCGTCATTTAGTGGGATTTTAAAAACGTTCCTTGATTTGTTGCCTCAAAAAGTATTTTCCGAAAAAATCGTTTTGCCGATAGCAATTGGCGGTACTTTTGGCCATCTTCTTGCAATTGACTACGCACTTAAGCCTGTTTTAGCGGCCTTAGGGGCGACCACCATTCTTAGCGGTGTTTTTGTGCTCGATCAAGACGTAAAACAAGGAGATTCAGGCACATATGTGTTAACGGGACCAGCGGATGAACGTCTCGAACAACAAGTGCGCCTCGCTCAAAAAACGGCGCAGTTGTCCTTTATAACCAACTAA
- the gdhA gene encoding NADP-specific glutamate dehydrogenase encodes MNVLEKEKGTYASDVQEYVQHVYETVKQRNPYENEFHQAVKEVLDSLLPVLAKRPQYIRQAILERIVEPERMISFRVPWVDDQGNVQVNRGFRVQFNSALGPYKGGLRFHPSVNTSIIKFLGFEQIFKNALTGQPIGGGKGGSDFDPKGKSDGEIMRFTQSFMSELSKYIGPDTDVPAGDIGVGAKEIGYMFGQYKKMRGRFEAGVLTGKDIAYGGSLARKEATGYGTVYFVEEMLKEKGHSFEGNTVVVSGSGNVSIYAMEKAMHLGAKVVACSDSEGYIYDKSGINLETVKRLKESEKKRISEYVNEHPQAHYFQGCSDIWSVPCDIALPCATQNEIDEDAANVLVSNGVKAIGEGANMPSTLEAVNVFHEHGVLFAPAKAANAGGVSVSALEMAQNSARLSWTFEEVDAKLQEIMKTIYRDCIDAAKENDAPGNLVVGANIAGFVKVADAMIAQGVI; translated from the coding sequence ATGAACGTATTGGAGAAAGAGAAAGGAACGTATGCTAGTGACGTGCAAGAATATGTTCAACACGTCTACGAAACAGTAAAACAGCGGAACCCATATGAAAATGAGTTTCATCAAGCGGTCAAGGAAGTATTGGACTCGTTATTGCCTGTCCTTGCTAAGCGCCCACAGTATATTAGACAAGCTATTCTTGAGCGAATCGTGGAGCCAGAAAGAATGATCTCTTTTCGCGTTCCGTGGGTCGATGACCAAGGGAATGTCCAAGTAAATCGCGGTTTTCGGGTACAGTTCAACAGTGCTTTAGGGCCGTATAAAGGCGGGTTGCGGTTTCACCCTTCCGTCAATACAAGCATTATTAAATTCCTCGGGTTTGAACAAATCTTCAAAAATGCACTTACAGGCCAACCGATCGGTGGCGGAAAAGGCGGCTCAGATTTCGATCCAAAAGGAAAAAGCGATGGCGAAATTATGCGCTTTACGCAAAGCTTCATGTCTGAACTGAGCAAATACATTGGACCAGATACCGATGTTCCGGCAGGAGATATCGGGGTAGGTGCCAAGGAAATTGGTTATATGTTTGGTCAGTATAAAAAAATGCGCGGCCGTTTTGAAGCAGGCGTCCTGACGGGAAAAGACATCGCTTACGGCGGAAGTCTTGCCAGAAAAGAAGCGACAGGTTATGGAACGGTTTATTTCGTCGAGGAGATGCTCAAAGAAAAAGGCCATAGCTTCGAAGGGAATACCGTTGTCGTGTCTGGATCAGGGAATGTATCGATCTATGCGATGGAAAAAGCCATGCATCTTGGTGCGAAAGTGGTCGCCTGTAGCGACTCAGAAGGCTATATTTACGACAAAAGCGGCATTAACTTGGAAACGGTCAAACGTTTGAAGGAAAGCGAGAAAAAACGGATTAGCGAATATGTAAACGAACATCCACAAGCTCACTATTTCCAAGGTTGCTCAGACATTTGGTCTGTGCCTTGTGATATTGCTCTTCCTTGTGCCACGCAAAATGAAATCGACGAAGACGCGGCGAACGTTTTAGTCTCCAACGGCGTAAAAGCAATTGGCGAGGGAGCCAATATGCCCTCAACGCTAGAAGCGGTAAACGTGTTTCACGAACATGGTGTTCTGTTTGCTCCAGCAAAAGCGGCGAACGCAGGCGGCGTTTCTGTCTCTGCTTTAGAAATGGCGCAAAACAGCGCCCGGCTTTCTTGGACGTTCGAAGAAGTAGACGCCAAGCTCCAAGAAATTATGAAGACCATTTACAGAGATTGTATAGATGCGGCAAAAGAGAACGATGCTCCTGGCAATCTAGTAGTGGGCGCTAATATTGCTGGCTTCGTTAAAGTAGCCGATGCGATGATCGCACAGGGAGTAATATGA
- a CDS encoding aliphatic sulfonate ABC transporter substrate-binding protein, translating into MLRKMAIFGLSFGIAVGLAGCNDPGAAAEKGETVTIGYQKGALTLSLKEDEAFARTMADLGYSLEWAEFNTGSSTLEALGSGSTDLANAGDTPSIYAIANRQPIHYIAATDNAPYSEGILVHPNSGIDRVEDLEGKRIAFNRASIAQYLLYKALDSVGLTFADIEPVYLGPADAHLAFEQGNVDAWVTWDPYLAVSEEKGNHVIATADGLASYRSFYFANSDFADQHPEAVQAYVEALQRVGTTIESDASEAAAIMEKATGLPQNTWVGILNRLDHVPDFIDEEAVSDLQEQADDLMAIGLLEGEVSIVDYVWNREEESE; encoded by the coding sequence ATGTTGAGAAAGATGGCAATCTTTGGCCTTTCGTTTGGGATTGCGGTAGGGTTGGCGGGTTGCAATGACCCTGGCGCGGCAGCAGAGAAAGGCGAAACGGTGACAATTGGCTACCAGAAAGGAGCGTTAACGCTGTCTCTTAAAGAAGATGAGGCGTTCGCGAGGACAATGGCTGACTTGGGTTACTCCCTTGAATGGGCAGAATTTAATACAGGCAGCTCCACGCTTGAAGCATTAGGGAGCGGGAGTACAGACCTTGCCAATGCCGGGGATACGCCTTCGATTTATGCCATTGCCAACAGGCAGCCGATCCATTACATCGCCGCTACAGATAATGCCCCTTACAGTGAAGGCATTTTAGTCCACCCCAATTCAGGCATCGATCGCGTGGAAGATTTGGAAGGGAAGCGGATCGCCTTTAACCGAGCATCAATCGCCCAATATTTGTTGTATAAAGCATTAGACTCGGTTGGGCTAACTTTTGCAGATATAGAGCCTGTGTATCTAGGGCCAGCAGATGCACATTTGGCCTTTGAACAAGGGAATGTCGATGCATGGGTCACGTGGGATCCGTATTTAGCCGTATCTGAAGAAAAAGGCAATCATGTCATTGCGACGGCGGACGGCCTTGCTTCCTATCGATCCTTTTACTTTGCCAACAGTGATTTTGCCGATCAACATCCAGAAGCGGTACAGGCGTATGTCGAAGCTTTGCAACGGGTAGGCACTACGATTGAAAGCGATGCAAGCGAGGCTGCAGCGATTATGGAAAAAGCGACAGGATTGCCGCAAAATACGTGGGTTGGCATTTTAAACCGTCTTGATCATGTTCCGGATTTTATTGATGAAGAGGCAGTATCTGACCTCCAAGAACAGGCAGATGATTTAATGGCCATCGGTTTGCTAGAAGGCGAAGTGTCAATTGTTGATTATGTCTGGAATCGAGAGGAGGAAAGTGAATGA
- a CDS encoding LysR family transcriptional regulator, which translates to MDLRSIKTFQTIIKHGSFQKAAEELSYAQSTITMQMKKLESELGVVLIERGKPFQLTEAGRLLALQGDLLLQEFERLQERMNALVKGETGHIRVGAMEPAASYRLPYALAPFYEKFPRVNVSVQIESSRKLIEMVEADELDLAICTAANVPTTVRFLPLFLEEVAILMPDGHPLANEKDISLPQLENEPMLITTAACPFRRNIEKQMQDRGLRPTYRMEISNMLALKHYVQAGYGIAAVPIRCVMPPPKGTVLKAIRLFEEDLLVGLAENKTKPFGRVATSLKDILQKNLRYEKEPIQK; encoded by the coding sequence ATGGATTTAAGAAGCATTAAGACCTTTCAAACGATTATCAAGCATGGCAGCTTTCAAAAAGCTGCAGAAGAGCTGTCCTACGCACAATCGACGATTACGATGCAAATGAAAAAACTGGAAAGTGAGCTAGGAGTGGTTCTTATTGAACGTGGGAAGCCATTTCAATTAACAGAGGCTGGACGTCTCCTCGCATTACAAGGTGATTTGCTCCTTCAAGAATTTGAACGATTACAAGAACGGATGAATGCATTAGTAAAAGGAGAAACTGGGCATATTCGGGTTGGTGCAATGGAACCAGCAGCTAGCTATCGCTTGCCTTACGCACTCGCACCGTTTTACGAAAAGTTTCCGAGGGTAAATGTCAGCGTCCAAATAGAAAGCAGCAGAAAGCTAATCGAGATGGTTGAGGCCGATGAGCTTGACTTGGCTATTTGTACAGCTGCAAATGTGCCGACGACAGTTCGCTTTTTGCCGCTGTTTCTTGAAGAGGTCGCCATATTAATGCCAGATGGCCATCCCCTTGCTAATGAGAAGGACATTTCATTGCCCCAGTTGGAAAACGAGCCCATGTTAATTACAACTGCTGCGTGTCCATTCAGGAGAAACATTGAAAAGCAAATGCAGGATCGTGGACTGCGGCCAACTTATCGAATGGAGATAAGCAATATGTTGGCGCTAAAGCATTATGTTCAAGCAGGATATGGGATAGCAGCGGTTCCCATCCGTTGTGTGATGCCTCCTCCTAAAGGAACAGTCCTGAAGGCGATCCGCCTGTTTGAAGAAGATTTGCTAGTCGGTCTTGCGGAAAATAAAACAAAACCGTTTGGCAGAGTAGCGACATCGCTTAAAGACATTCTTCAAAAAAACCTCCGATATGAAAAGGAACCAATTCAAAAATAA
- a CDS encoding ABC transporter ATP-binding protein, protein MATELQHGAAIEIDQLYKQFGNKNVLQGIDATIHGGEFVAVVGKSGCGKSTLLRHVAGLETATSGEVRQNGERIDGINQQARLMFQESRLLPWQNVLTNVGVGLRLEGEWQQQAAALLKDVGLDGRGNEWPAVLSGGQKQRVALARALAGGPKLLLLDEPLGALDALTRMEMQQLVERLWLIHRFTALLVTHDVSEAVMLADRIIVIEEGRIVMTKDVPLPRPRVPTAPDFADIQETILNELLGIQAEKPLLQQTN, encoded by the coding sequence ATGGCAACCGAATTGCAACACGGTGCAGCAATTGAGATCGATCAGCTCTACAAGCAATTTGGCAATAAAAACGTTCTTCAAGGCATAGATGCAACCATACATGGAGGCGAATTTGTTGCTGTAGTAGGGAAAAGCGGCTGCGGCAAGAGCACATTGTTGCGGCACGTGGCAGGGCTTGAGACGGCGACTTCAGGAGAAGTGAGGCAGAATGGAGAACGGATCGACGGCATCAATCAGCAAGCACGCCTCATGTTCCAAGAGTCGCGCCTTTTGCCGTGGCAAAATGTGCTAACCAATGTTGGCGTTGGGCTTCGTCTCGAAGGAGAGTGGCAACAGCAAGCAGCGGCGCTTCTTAAAGATGTCGGCTTGGATGGTCGCGGCAATGAGTGGCCGGCTGTACTATCTGGTGGGCAGAAACAACGCGTTGCCTTAGCCCGTGCCCTTGCAGGCGGACCGAAACTGCTGTTACTCGACGAACCTCTTGGAGCCTTAGACGCACTTACCCGAATGGAGATGCAGCAGTTGGTTGAAAGGCTGTGGCTCATACACCGATTTACAGCGTTGCTCGTCACCCACGATGTCAGCGAAGCAGTCATGCTTGCTGATCGGATCATCGTGATTGAGGAAGGGAGAATTGTGATGACGAAAGACGTTCCATTGCCCCGTCCCCGTGTACCAACGGCGCCAGATTTTGCTGACATTCAAGAAACGATTTTAAATGAATTATTAGGCATTCAGGCGGAGAAACCACTCCTGCAGCAAACGAATTAA
- a CDS encoding alpha/beta-type small acid-soluble spore protein, which yields MADNRSSNNLVVPGVEQALDQMKYEIASEFGVNLGADTTSRANGSVGGEITKRLVQMAEQQMGGKQF from the coding sequence ATGGCAGACAACAGAAGCTCAAACAACTTGGTTGTACCTGGTGTGGAACAAGCACTTGACCAAATGAAGTATGAAATCGCGAGCGAGTTTGGCGTAAACCTCGGTGCTGATACCACTTCTCGTGCAAATGGTTCAGTAGGCGGAGAAATCACAAAACGCCTTGTGCAAATGGCTGAACAGCAAATGGGTGGCAAACAGTTTTAA
- a CDS encoding LLM class flavin-dependent oxidoreductase has protein sequence MVEFITMAPTSGDGTSISTGNAGWTTAKGTTQREPSFSYIKEIAEAAEAGGFTSLLLPTGAGCLDSVAVAANLINCTQSLKFLFAVRPGVMSPTTFAKQFATIDNWSEGRAQVNIVTGGSPKELAGYGDFLPHDDRYRRTEEYIHVLKRLFSEKEVSHTGEFYELKKATLFPTLKQTSSPKIFFGGASETGKQVAANVADVYMMWGEPLEIARERINDMKARYARAGRQASYSISFQVVLGKTEAEAWTNANALVQHLAPEALEQKQQDRAKGDSVGVNRLHDLMEASRKDNFVIGPNLWAGLTQVLSGNSIALVGTADQIADRVVEFVSLGFDKVLLRGFPHLEVITEIGAEVIPRVNERLSHAVTH, from the coding sequence TTGGTTGAGTTTATTACAATGGCACCTACTTCAGGAGATGGCACGAGCATTTCCACCGGAAACGCTGGCTGGACAACGGCAAAAGGAACAACGCAGCGTGAGCCTTCTTTTTCCTATATAAAGGAAATTGCCGAAGCGGCTGAAGCCGGCGGCTTTACGTCGCTATTGCTTCCAACAGGCGCTGGCTGCTTAGATTCAGTAGCGGTAGCTGCCAATTTGATTAACTGCACCCAATCATTGAAATTTTTATTTGCCGTTCGACCTGGCGTCATGTCGCCAACGACGTTTGCTAAGCAATTTGCCACGATCGACAATTGGTCGGAAGGAAGGGCGCAAGTGAATATTGTCACAGGCGGTTCGCCGAAAGAACTGGCTGGCTATGGCGATTTTTTGCCTCATGATGACCGTTATCGTCGTACAGAAGAATATATCCATGTTTTGAAGCGTCTATTTTCAGAAAAGGAAGTTAGTCACACAGGAGAATTTTATGAGCTAAAAAAGGCAACGCTGTTTCCAACATTAAAGCAAACAAGCAGTCCCAAAATTTTCTTTGGCGGGGCCTCGGAAACGGGAAAACAGGTAGCGGCAAATGTCGCCGATGTATACATGATGTGGGGCGAGCCGCTTGAAATAGCACGAGAGCGGATTAACGACATGAAAGCGCGCTACGCAAGAGCGGGCAGACAAGCAAGCTACAGCATTTCTTTTCAAGTTGTGCTCGGAAAAACGGAAGCAGAAGCATGGACAAACGCGAATGCGCTCGTTCAACATTTAGCGCCAGAAGCCCTTGAACAAAAACAGCAGGACAGGGCAAAAGGCGATTCTGTCGGCGTTAATCGCCTTCATGATTTGATGGAAGCGAGCCGTAAAGACAATTTTGTCATTGGCCCTAATTTGTGGGCAGGATTGACACAAGTACTGTCCGGCAATTCCATTGCCCTTGTCGGTACGGCAGACCAAATTGCTGACCGAGTTGTTGAATTTGTCAGTCTCGGCTTCGATAAAGTCCTTTTGCGCGGTTTTCCCCATTTGGAAGTGATTACGGAAATTGGTGCAGAAGTGATCCCGCGTGTAAATGAGCGCTTATCCCACGCCGTAACACATTAA
- a CDS encoding alpha/beta-type small acid-soluble spore protein has product MANNRSSNNLVVPGAEQALEQMKNEIASEFGVNLGADTTSRANGSVGGEITKRLVQMAEQQMGGQQR; this is encoded by the coding sequence ATGGCAAACAATAGAAGTTCAAACAACTTGGTTGTACCTGGTGCTGAGCAAGCCCTTGAACAAATGAAAAACGAAATCGCAAGCGAATTTGGTGTAAACCTTGGCGCTGATACGACTTCCCGTGCAAACGGTTCTGTGGGCGGTGAAATCACAAAACGCCTCGTTCAAATGGCAGAGCAGCAAATGGGCGGACAACAACGTTAA
- a CDS encoding LLM class flavin-dependent oxidoreductase, whose amino-acid sequence MMSKKMRLGVFLMGAGHHIGAWRHPKAAADAYESIDFYRQVALLAEKGKLDMLFISDALSLTEKSHPSELVRFEPLTLVSALAMTTAKIGLAATASTTYNEPFHIARKFASIDHLSNGRSAWNIVTSYYEEEAYNFGDLPHPPHAKRYERAAEFVEVAKKLWRSWERGAVIRNQQTGIYFDANKVHAVNHKGKYFSVKGPLNASALPQGEPVLIQAGSSTYGTKFAARYADVVFTAQQHLRGAKRFYRNLKEQVAAAGRLPEEVLVMPGISPITANSKEEAEAIYEELQSLLDEETSLAFLSDYLGKVSFSRKQLHQPLSIADLPPTNGNQSRRDLIVELASREQLTVLQLARRVAGARGHHIVCGSPTQIADVMETWFREKGADGFNLMFPYYPGLMETFIEQVIPILQQRGLFRLDYEGETLRSHLGLHEHQV is encoded by the coding sequence ATGATGAGCAAAAAGATGAGGCTTGGAGTGTTTTTAATGGGTGCTGGCCACCATATTGGTGCTTGGCGCCACCCCAAAGCAGCAGCTGATGCCTACGAAAGCATCGACTTTTATAGACAAGTGGCTCTGTTAGCTGAAAAAGGGAAGCTTGATATGTTGTTTATTAGTGATGCCCTGTCATTGACAGAAAAAAGCCATCCGTCTGAGTTGGTCCGATTCGAACCGCTTACGCTCGTGTCTGCTCTAGCAATGACGACAGCTAAAATTGGATTGGCGGCTACCGCAAGCACGACTTATAATGAACCGTTTCATATCGCCCGCAAGTTTGCATCAATCGACCATTTAAGTAATGGCCGCTCTGCTTGGAACATTGTTACCTCTTATTACGAAGAGGAAGCGTACAACTTCGGCGATTTGCCTCACCCGCCACATGCAAAGCGTTACGAACGAGCAGCAGAATTCGTCGAGGTCGCCAAAAAACTGTGGCGTAGCTGGGAAAGAGGGGCAGTCATCCGAAATCAACAAACAGGGATTTACTTTGACGCAAACAAAGTCCATGCCGTCAACCATAAAGGCAAATATTTTTCGGTTAAAGGCCCCTTAAATGCATCGGCGCTGCCGCAAGGGGAGCCTGTCCTGATTCAAGCCGGTTCCTCCACTTATGGCACTAAGTTTGCAGCTCGATACGCAGATGTTGTCTTTACAGCACAACAGCATTTAAGAGGGGCAAAGCGATTTTACCGTAACTTAAAAGAGCAAGTCGCCGCCGCCGGGCGGCTGCCGGAAGAGGTTCTCGTGATGCCAGGCATTTCGCCGATAACAGCCAACTCAAAAGAAGAAGCAGAGGCGATTTACGAAGAGTTGCAGTCGCTGTTAGATGAGGAAACGAGTTTGGCTTTTTTATCAGACTATTTAGGGAAAGTATCTTTTTCGAGAAAACAGCTTCACCAACCGTTATCTATTGCTGACTTGCCGCCTACAAATGGCAACCAAAGCAGGCGCGACCTAATCGTCGAGCTTGCTAGCCGCGAGCAATTGACCGTTTTGCAATTGGCACGGCGTGTTGCCGGGGCGAGAGGGCACCATATTGTTTGCGGTTCCCCTACACAAATTGCAGATGTCATGGAGACATGGTTTCGGGAAAAAGGAGCAGACGGCTTTAATTTAATGTTTCCTTATTACCCAGGCTTAATGGAAACATTTATCGAACAGGTCATTCCCATTTTGCAACAACGAGGGCTGTTCCGCCTTGATTATGAAGGGGAAACATTACGTTCTCATCTTGGTTTACATGAACATCAAGTTTAA